A genome region from Labilibaculum antarcticum includes the following:
- a CDS encoding alpha-amylase family glycosyl hydrolase, whose amino-acid sequence MKKLYTYLLSLLLLIPSIGFGQISTSPTFPTVSDEITITFDSSQESSLGTFTGDLYAHTGVIIEGNTEWQHVIGSWGDNTTQPQLTNNNDGTYTLIITPNITDYYSVGNGEVVTQIAAVLRSADGAQQTNDLLIDVYKDGLNVSFSIPSDNKMIAKNEALQLEVKSNISESLSLYLDDVLVENTITEQEITTTVQSDISGSHELIAVATSGTEEARDTIHFFVRADVLTGDLPTGIIDGINYIDDNTVTLSLYAPNKEFAYVIGDFTNWEIDNTYQLKKDGDYFWITLDNLTAGKEYIFQYVIDGTIKIADPYADKLLDPWNDQYISSTTYPNLIPYPTDKTSEIASVFQTAQTAFTWSDSQFTPPTKEDLVVYELHVRDFVETGNIKTVTDTLDYLERLGINVIELMPFNEFEGNDSWGYNPSFYFAPDKAYGTKDDYKAFIDECHSRGIAVYMDMVLNHTYGQSPFLRMYFDGSKPTADNPWYNVESNFENTDAHWGYDINHATLDTQKLVDRINTYWMNEYHIDGFRFDFTKGFSNTPHTSSDPWGGQYDQERIDILKRMSTAIWNVKYNAVVIFEHLSDNPEEKELAAHGIMLWGNANHEYSEASMGYTSDFSWYSWLEREWDSPKLVSYMESHDEERMMYRNLNFGASSSTYDITELNTALSRVEAASTFFFTVPGPKMIWQFEELGYDVSIDFNDRVGKKPIHWEYQDDPNRKRLFEVFSALIKLKKEEVAFESENFTLNTNTVLKSIEINHSDMDVRVIGNFDTKAGEIDPNFSKTGTWYDYFTGQTITVNDKNAFIDLEAGEYHIYTTKQLSVPDIKSAPIASNITISGTFREDETLTVDYTYTDVNGDLEDEESSIYQWYRADDAKGTNEAVISGASALTYTLVRADRANFIRFSVTPVAKTGDLLQGETIYSSYSEEIAYSTGINDILNKELRLYPNPVRDILHLENLKQVNRLQLFDLSGKAIVAVNMPNESANLNLNNLTKGTYILVFEMEDGSQLSKKIVKQ is encoded by the coding sequence ATGAAGAAACTATACACATATCTCCTTTCTTTACTATTGCTGATTCCATCAATAGGATTTGGACAAATCTCAACCTCTCCTACCTTTCCTACCGTAAGTGATGAAATTACCATTACTTTCGATTCCTCACAGGAATCAAGCCTTGGAACTTTCACAGGAGACTTATATGCTCATACCGGAGTTATAATTGAGGGAAACACAGAATGGCAACATGTTATTGGTTCTTGGGGGGATAATACAACACAACCCCAACTAACCAATAATAACGATGGAACCTACACTCTTATTATCACACCAAACATTACAGATTATTACTCGGTAGGTAACGGTGAAGTTGTTACCCAAATTGCTGCTGTTTTAAGATCAGCTGACGGTGCTCAACAAACCAATGATCTTTTAATTGATGTATACAAAGATGGTTTAAATGTAAGTTTCTCCATTCCTTCCGACAATAAAATGATTGCAAAAAATGAGGCCCTTCAATTAGAAGTTAAATCAAATATTAGCGAAAGCCTCAGCCTTTACCTTGATGATGTGTTAGTGGAAAACACCATTACAGAACAAGAAATTACGACAACTGTTCAATCCGACATTTCAGGAAGTCACGAATTAATTGCTGTAGCTACATCTGGAACAGAAGAAGCCAGAGACACAATTCATTTCTTCGTGCGAGCGGATGTGCTTACAGGAGACTTGCCAACAGGCATTATTGATGGTATCAATTATATTGACGACAATACAGTTACCCTATCACTTTATGCTCCAAATAAGGAGTTTGCATATGTTATTGGTGATTTCACCAATTGGGAAATTGATAATACTTATCAATTGAAAAAAGACGGAGATTATTTTTGGATTACTCTCGACAATCTTACAGCAGGAAAAGAATACATTTTCCAGTATGTTATCGACGGTACTATCAAAATTGCAGATCCTTACGCCGATAAATTATTGGATCCGTGGAATGATCAATACATTTCCAGTACCACTTATCCTAATTTAATTCCCTACCCTACTGATAAAACAAGTGAAATAGCCAGCGTTTTCCAGACAGCACAAACGGCTTTTACATGGTCCGATTCACAATTTACGCCACCTACCAAAGAAGATTTGGTAGTCTATGAATTACACGTTCGTGATTTTGTTGAGACGGGCAATATCAAAACAGTAACAGACACATTGGATTATTTGGAACGCCTTGGTATAAATGTTATTGAATTGATGCCATTTAATGAATTTGAAGGAAATGATTCCTGGGGATACAATCCATCCTTCTATTTTGCACCAGATAAAGCCTACGGGACAAAAGATGATTATAAAGCATTTATAGACGAATGTCACAGTAGAGGAATAGCGGTTTATATGGATATGGTTCTAAATCATACCTATGGACAATCTCCGTTTTTACGCATGTACTTCGATGGTTCAAAACCAACGGCAGACAATCCATGGTACAATGTTGAGAGCAATTTTGAAAATACCGATGCCCATTGGGGTTATGATATCAATCATGCAACTTTAGATACGCAAAAACTGGTGGATCGGATTAATACCTACTGGATGAACGAATATCACATTGATGGATTCCGCTTCGATTTCACAAAAGGTTTTTCAAATACACCCCATACTTCTTCAGACCCTTGGGGCGGACAATACGACCAAGAACGCATTGATATATTGAAACGTATGTCTACAGCAATTTGGAACGTCAAATACAACGCAGTAGTCATCTTCGAGCATTTATCCGATAATCCGGAAGAAAAAGAATTGGCTGCTCATGGTATCATGTTATGGGGAAATGCCAATCATGAATACAGCGAAGCTTCCATGGGCTATACTTCTGATTTCAGTTGGTATTCATGGCTTGAACGAGAATGGGACAGTCCAAAATTGGTTAGCTATATGGAAAGTCATGATGAAGAACGCATGATGTATCGTAATCTTAACTTCGGAGCCTCTTCAAGTACTTATGATATTACAGAACTAAACACTGCCCTTTCGAGAGTTGAGGCAGCGTCAACCTTCTTTTTCACCGTTCCTGGGCCAAAAATGATATGGCAATTTGAAGAATTAGGCTACGATGTATCCATCGATTTCAACGACAGAGTTGGCAAAAAACCAATCCATTGGGAATATCAGGATGATCCGAACCGAAAAAGACTTTTCGAGGTATTTTCAGCTCTCATCAAGCTAAAAAAAGAAGAAGTTGCTTTCGAATCAGAAAATTTCACTCTGAATACAAATACTGTTTTAAAGAGTATTGAAATCAATCATTCTGATATGGATGTAAGAGTAATTGGAAATTTCGACACAAAGGCAGGAGAAATTGATCCTAATTTCAGTAAAACTGGAACCTGGTATGATTACTTTACCGGACAAACAATTACCGTGAATGATAAGAATGCATTTATTGATCTTGAAGCTGGGGAATATCATATTTACACAACAAAACAACTTTCAGTTCCAGATATTAAATCAGCACCTATTGCTTCAAATATTACTATAAGCGGGACTTTCCGTGAAGATGAAACTCTAACTGTAGATTATACTTACACCGATGTAAACGGTGATCTTGAAGATGAAGAAAGCTCTATTTACCAATGGTACAGAGCAGATGATGCGAAGGGAACGAATGAAGCTGTTATAAGCGGCGCAAGTGCTCTAACTTATACACTTGTTAGAGCCGATCGTGCTAATTTCATTCGTTTTTCAGTGACTCCTGTTGCTAAAACGGGTGATTTACTTCAAGGTGAGACTATTTACAGCTCGTACAGCGAAGAAATCGCCTACTCAACCGGAATTAATGATATCCTAAATAAAGAATTACGCCTGTATCCAAATCCAGTTCGTGATATTCTTCATCTTGAAAATCTAAAACAAGTTAATAGATTACAGCTTTTTGATTTATCAGGAAAAGCAATTGTAGCTGTAAATATGCCAAATGAATCAGCAAATTTAAACCTGAATAATCTAACAAAAGGAACTTATATTTTAGTTTTTGAAATGGAGGATGGTTCGCAACTTAGTAAAAAGATAGTGAAGCAATAA
- a CDS encoding SusF/SusE family outer membrane protein, whose product MKNIKYLFISLLAVLFIGCEDDFDTPNVTEPVQGTAPVLTEVTEAIDLILEKKNEKETIIDLNWSAATYADPIGVRYYVQIDTVGNEFKNALEFDRVSETSTSITVGGLNTLISSRYAPAKMVELEARIRAFANEDLNSLYTASFAMKVTPYLDVPIPTDFYIFGSATAAVEVTEALKSYGADNIFTKYLKLTKDGLFKFSEKQASDGYDYNFNKFAAVSDNIMAANDEAENFKFTGETGWYAVTADFVNSTLTIEEYVFGGATYSYDYDNLYIAGSYNSVDAEWSPEAGIAFTKQEEGVFSIQKVLKDGAQIKFLGQTSWGDLDWADADGDGNSGILAPKDKNNNITFDGGDLEYTITVDLNKGIYTIEAVPVFPTELFMTGNGVGLPEEDWNWFQPLQLVPVNSHPELFWKIVWMKGSGNFKMAPQAEWAGGDFGITGDATNGVYAIGGGDIPVPSTAGYYMVVVDLSNNTIEIAEPIVYGMGDVFGGWDGADPNDLFTIDNTNEGIKFEGVPNDGELRMYVAASTLNCDWWQAEFMVLDGNIEFRGTGGDQARVNATAGDNISLNFRTGAGSITTP is encoded by the coding sequence ATGAAAAATATAAAATATTTATTTATATCACTATTGGCTGTTCTCTTTATCGGATGCGAAGACGATTTTGATACACCAAATGTAACTGAGCCAGTTCAAGGAACTGCCCCGGTATTAACAGAAGTAACCGAAGCTATAGATCTGATTCTTGAGAAAAAGAATGAAAAAGAAACTATAATCGATTTAAACTGGTCTGCTGCGACATATGCTGATCCTATTGGAGTAAGATACTATGTCCAAATTGATACTGTAGGTAATGAATTTAAAAATGCCTTAGAGTTTGATCGAGTATCGGAGACAAGTACATCAATTACTGTTGGTGGATTAAATACTTTGATTTCTAGCAGATATGCTCCTGCAAAAATGGTAGAGCTTGAAGCAAGAATCAGGGCATTTGCTAACGAGGATCTTAATAGTTTGTACACTGCTTCGTTTGCAATGAAGGTGACACCTTATCTGGATGTACCTATTCCTACTGATTTTTATATCTTTGGTTCAGCAACTGCTGCTGTTGAAGTAACAGAAGCATTAAAATCATATGGCGCAGATAACATCTTTACAAAGTATCTGAAACTTACAAAAGATGGTCTATTTAAATTTTCGGAAAAGCAAGCAAGCGATGGTTACGATTACAACTTTAATAAATTCGCTGCGGTTTCTGACAACATTATGGCTGCCAATGATGAAGCAGAAAACTTCAAATTTACGGGTGAAACTGGATGGTATGCTGTTACAGCAGATTTTGTAAACAGTACTTTGACAATTGAAGAATATGTATTTGGTGGAGCTACATATAGCTATGACTATGACAATCTTTACATTGCAGGCAGTTACAATTCTGTAGATGCAGAATGGAGTCCTGAGGCAGGTATTGCTTTCACAAAACAAGAAGAAGGTGTATTCTCTATTCAAAAAGTGCTTAAGGACGGAGCTCAAATTAAGTTTTTAGGTCAAACTTCATGGGGCGATCTAGATTGGGCTGATGCAGATGGCGATGGTAATTCCGGTATTTTAGCACCAAAGGATAAGAATAACAACATTACTTTTGACGGAGGTGATTTGGAATATACTATTACTGTAGATCTTAACAAAGGAATATATACAATTGAAGCAGTACCAGTTTTCCCTACTGAATTATTTATGACTGGAAATGGTGTTGGTCTACCTGAAGAAGATTGGAACTGGTTTCAACCACTTCAATTAGTTCCTGTTAACAGTCATCCTGAACTTTTCTGGAAGATTGTTTGGATGAAAGGATCAGGTAATTTCAAAATGGCACCTCAAGCAGAATGGGCAGGCGGAGATTTTGGTATCACAGGAGATGCAACAAATGGCGTGTATGCTATTGGTGGCGGTGATATTCCAGTTCCTTCAACTGCAGGTTACTACATGGTTGTAGTAGATCTTTCTAACAATACTATCGAAATTGCAGAACCAATAGTTTATGGTATGGGTGATGTATTTGGTGGATGGGATGGTGCAGATCCTAATGACTTATTTACTATTGACAACACCAATGAAGGTATTAAATTTGAAGGTGTTCCTAATGATGGTGAGTTGCGGATGTATGTTGCAGCTTCGACACTAAACTGTGATTGGTGGCAAGCCGAATTTATGGTTCTTGATGGAAATATTGAGTTTCGTGGAACTGGCGGTGATCAGGCAAGAGTTAATGCTACTGCTGGAGATAATATTTCCCTTAATTTTAGAACTGGAGCTGGTTCAATAACAACACCATAA
- a CDS encoding SusE domain-containing protein: MKNIKYILILLLAIGFSSCDDDDILQLNDSEYTPATGINGFGETLAISKATKGETIQVNYTPASYGVDLVTTHKLQFSTTTEFSNPVTFDINAADNAFTFTVGTLNEVLTEDLELTVGEETTVSARVITYSLQGVDTLYSSVVNFKTTPYLDILFAPNTFYLFGDGVGRVAQNNKLKFIKVNSEPDDTWIIVWMEATGSFKLCSDENYKGVIGRIGNAVSGEYTLGTNLGTDEDRGIDIPVPGTAGYYTVGVDMANNKLLVEPANIYICGETIGTVWPVASVVEANKFKLDADNKTMYLTKTLSANELRLHVTHPYISATDWWHAEFIFLDGKIEYRADGGDQDRLNITAGEKTITLDFINQTGKIE, translated from the coding sequence ATGAAAAATATAAAATACATACTAATATTACTTCTCGCAATTGGCTTTTCTTCATGCGATGATGATGATATCCTACAACTAAATGACTCAGAGTACACACCAGCAACGGGCATTAACGGTTTTGGTGAAACTTTGGCCATATCAAAAGCTACAAAAGGCGAAACCATTCAGGTAAATTATACTCCTGCATCTTACGGCGTAGATCTTGTTACAACACATAAACTTCAATTTTCTACTACAACTGAATTTTCTAATCCAGTTACTTTTGATATTAATGCAGCTGATAATGCATTCACATTCACCGTAGGTACTCTTAACGAGGTTCTTACAGAAGACCTTGAATTAACTGTAGGTGAAGAGACTACAGTATCTGCAAGGGTAATAACCTATTCACTTCAAGGAGTTGATACATTATACTCTTCAGTAGTAAACTTTAAAACTACTCCTTACCTGGATATTCTTTTTGCTCCAAATACTTTTTATCTTTTTGGTGATGGTGTAGGACGCGTTGCTCAAAACAATAAGCTTAAATTTATTAAGGTTAACAGTGAACCTGATGATACTTGGATTATTGTTTGGATGGAAGCTACAGGAAGCTTTAAACTGTGTTCGGATGAGAACTACAAGGGAGTGATAGGAAGAATTGGAAATGCTGTTAGTGGCGAATACACATTGGGAACTAATTTGGGAACTGATGAAGACAGAGGTATAGATATACCAGTACCAGGAACCGCTGGATATTATACTGTTGGTGTAGATATGGCAAATAATAAGCTGTTGGTTGAACCTGCTAATATTTATATATGTGGTGAAACAATCGGCACAGTGTGGCCTGTTGCTTCTGTTGTAGAAGCTAACAAATTTAAGTTGGATGCTGACAACAAGACAATGTATTTGACTAAAACCTTATCAGCTAACGAACTAAGGCTTCATGTTACACATCCATACATTTCCGCTACAGACTGGTGGCATGCTGAATTCATATTCCTTGATGGAAAAATTGAATACAGAGCTGATGGTGGTGATCAGGATAGGTTAAATATTACAGCAGGTGAAAAGACTATAACGCTAGACTTTATTAATCAAACTGGTAAAATTGAATAA
- a CDS encoding RagB/SusD family nutrient uptake outer membrane protein, whose protein sequence is MTKKYFKTNYIMIAFALLFAFVSCTDDLNTEPLDEDIRTAETVLTDADSYKQLLAKCYAGLILGGQTAVDGEPDISSIDGSFSSYLRLLWNHQELPTDEAICAWNDGNLRDLHDQDWDSSNEFVKAMYYRIALQITYCNNLIKLTDGQSEYKAFSDEARALRALSYYHMLDMFGRGPFVTEEDEIGSFFFPEMATQQQIFDYIESELTTIETELAEPGTNEYGRADKGLAWAILAKMYLNAEVYIGVPKYTEAITYCNKIIGGGYSLEPVYANLFLADNHLRTNEIIFPIISDGNSTQSWGGMTFLLHSTVGGDMPASESGIDGGWGGNRTTESFVNLFPDATGTDKRGMFYTEGQNLEIEDIFNFRDGYALRKFKNVTSTGAVGSNLSFPDTDFPLYRLADFYLTYAEAVVRGGTGGDMATAIGYINELKERAYGDTSGNIIASDLTLDFLLDERARELYWECHRRTDLIRFGKLTDGNYNWPWKGAVADGKNTDVRYNVFPIPSSDINANPNLSNITGY, encoded by the coding sequence ATGACTAAAAAATATTTTAAAACAAATTATATCATGATTGCATTTGCATTATTATTTGCATTTGTATCATGTACTGATGATTTGAATACGGAACCTCTTGATGAGGATATCAGAACAGCAGAGACTGTTTTGACTGATGCTGATTCGTATAAACAACTCTTAGCAAAATGTTATGCTGGCCTGATTTTAGGAGGTCAAACAGCAGTTGACGGCGAACCAGATATTAGTAGTATTGATGGTAGTTTTTCATCTTATTTAAGACTATTATGGAATCACCAGGAACTACCAACCGATGAAGCTATTTGTGCCTGGAATGATGGTAATTTAAGAGATTTACACGATCAAGACTGGGACAGCTCAAACGAGTTTGTAAAAGCAATGTATTATCGAATAGCGCTTCAAATTACTTATTGTAATAATCTGATTAAACTAACAGATGGCCAATCTGAGTACAAAGCTTTTAGTGATGAAGCCAGAGCTTTAAGAGCATTAAGTTATTACCATATGTTGGATATGTTTGGACGTGGTCCATTTGTTACGGAAGAGGATGAAATTGGTTCGTTTTTCTTCCCTGAGATGGCTACACAACAACAAATATTTGATTATATCGAGTCTGAACTTACAACAATTGAGACTGAATTAGCTGAGCCGGGAACAAATGAATATGGTAGAGCTGATAAAGGTTTAGCATGGGCAATTCTGGCTAAGATGTACTTAAATGCAGAGGTTTATATTGGAGTACCTAAATACACCGAAGCTATTACGTATTGCAATAAAATTATTGGTGGCGGATATTCTCTTGAACCAGTTTATGCGAACCTATTCTTAGCTGATAATCATTTAAGAACTAATGAGATCATTTTCCCTATAATATCAGATGGAAACAGCACTCAATCATGGGGAGGTATGACATTTTTACTTCACTCAACAGTTGGAGGTGATATGCCTGCAAGCGAGTCCGGTATCGACGGTGGATGGGGTGGTAACAGAACCACAGAATCTTTTGTAAACCTTTTCCCTGATGCTACAGGAACAGATAAAAGAGGAATGTTCTATACTGAAGGACAAAATCTTGAAATAGAAGATATTTTCAACTTTAGAGATGGATATGCGTTGCGTAAGTTCAAAAATGTTACTTCAACGGGAGCTGTTGGTTCAAACCTTTCGTTCCCTGATACTGATTTTCCACTTTACAGACTGGCAGACTTTTACTTAACATATGCTGAAGCTGTTGTTCGTGGTGGTACAGGTGGCGATATGGCAACAGCTATTGGCTATATCAACGAACTAAAAGAAAGAGCATATGGAGATACATCAGGAAACATTATAGCATCTGATTTAACTCTAGATTTTTTACTTGACGAAAGAGCTCGTGAGCTTTATTGGGAGTGTCACAGAAGAACCGACCTTATTCGCTTTGGTAAATTAACAGATGGAAATTACAATTGGCCTTGGAAAGGTGCTGTAGCAGACGGAAAAAATACGGATGTAAGATATAATGTATTCCCTATTCCATCGTCGGATATAAATGCCAATCCAAATCTGTCGAATATCACGGGTTATTAA